A single Blastococcus colisei DNA region contains:
- a CDS encoding RtcB family protein: MERLSEKLLNWASILDDETRRQAERTATLPFIHPHVALMPDAHLGKGATVGSVLPTKGAIIPAAVGVDIGCGMIAVRSPWTADEVRARGSLAPLRGDIERAVPLSAGKYNRKLTESAERRVAELQATADELGGRVLHSVTTTAPNWAMQLGSLGSGNHFIEVTADEQDRVWLFLHSGSRGVGNKIAQKHIAIAQERARREGLDLPDRDLAWLDEGTPEFDRYIAELRWAQHFALLNREEMMDRVAACLATHLRADETPELERINAHHNFTQREQHFGSDLWISRKGAIQARKGQDGLIPGSMGTASYVVSGLGNPDSLASSPHGAGRMFSRTKARKTFTRAQLEESMKGIEWRHSDAFLDEIPAAYKDVDVVMADAADLVQIRHTLRQLVNVKGD; the protein is encoded by the coding sequence GTGGAACGCCTCTCCGAGAAGCTGCTGAACTGGGCCAGCATCCTCGACGACGAGACCCGCCGGCAGGCCGAGCGCACCGCCACGCTGCCCTTCATCCATCCGCACGTGGCGCTGATGCCGGACGCGCACCTGGGCAAGGGCGCCACCGTCGGGTCGGTGCTGCCGACCAAGGGCGCGATCATCCCGGCGGCCGTCGGCGTCGACATCGGCTGCGGCATGATCGCCGTCCGCTCGCCGTGGACGGCCGACGAGGTGCGGGCGCGCGGCTCTCTCGCACCGCTGCGCGGCGACATCGAGCGGGCGGTGCCCCTGTCGGCCGGGAAGTACAACAGGAAGCTGACCGAGTCGGCCGAGCGCCGGGTCGCCGAACTGCAGGCGACGGCCGACGAGCTGGGGGGCCGGGTTCTCCACTCGGTGACCACCACCGCACCGAACTGGGCGATGCAGCTCGGCAGCCTCGGTTCCGGTAACCACTTCATCGAGGTCACCGCGGACGAGCAGGACCGGGTCTGGCTGTTCCTGCACTCGGGCAGCCGCGGGGTGGGCAACAAGATCGCCCAGAAGCACATCGCGATCGCGCAGGAACGGGCCCGCCGGGAGGGCCTCGATCTGCCCGACCGCGATCTGGCGTGGCTGGACGAGGGGACGCCGGAGTTCGACCGGTACATCGCCGAGCTGCGGTGGGCGCAGCACTTCGCGCTGCTCAACCGCGAGGAGATGATGGACCGCGTCGCCGCGTGCCTGGCCACCCACCTGCGGGCCGACGAGACACCGGAGCTCGAGCGGATCAACGCACACCACAACTTCACCCAGCGGGAGCAGCACTTCGGCAGCGATCTCTGGATTTCCCGGAAGGGCGCCATCCAGGCGAGGAAGGGGCAGGACGGCCTCATCCCCGGCTCCATGGGCACGGCGAGCTACGTGGTCAGCGGACTCGGCAACCCGGACTCGCTCGCGTCCTCCCCGCACGGTGCCGGGCGGATGTTCTCGCGGACGAAGGCCCGCAAGACGTTCACCAGGGCCCAGCTGGAGGAGTCGATGAAGGGCATCGAGTGGCGGCACAGCGACGCCTTCCTCGACGAGATCCCCGCTGCCTACAAGGACGTGGACGTCGTCATGGCCGATGCCGCGGACCTCGTCCAGATCCGGCACACGCTCCGGCAGCTGGTCAACGTGAAGGGCGACTGA